The following are from one region of the Carassius auratus strain Wakin chromosome 43, ASM336829v1, whole genome shotgun sequence genome:
- the LOC113061662 gene encoding zinc finger BED domain-containing protein 4-like: protein MVVKDLQPFTIVEDEGFMAFVNKLDPSYVLPSRKALKTMVTERYNISKEKTMEDLKKADFVSLTADMWSSINMDGYLGVTCHYITPEAKLATVVLGVRRFYQTHTAQHLMEAKALLMAEWGITTKVQCMVTDNASNMILCAQLLNLRHVPCFAHNLNLIVKKALDQTPLINEIRQKARKIVGLFRSSCKAKDKLVEMQGLMGRPALKLMQEVDTRWNSTYDMLQRLYEQREPVGAALSNLNSDTAPLTSFEYNIIQESLSLLQPFKLATTELSEEQRVSASKLIPLYRMLQHKLSQKKGQSAQESTAQLGTHLQEGLHSRCGGYESFRALALATLLDPRFKNVGFGNPAKAQEAEKQITLECASLMRSNTATPGKQFHSSSDIMELCHLNNYVTYTSYMLSV from the exons ATGGTGGTAAAGGATTTGCAGCCCTTCACTATCGTGGAGGATGAGGGTTTCATGGCTTTTGTGAACAAACTTGATCCAAGCTATGTCCTCCCATCCCGGAAGGCACTTAAAACGATGGTAACCGAAAGGTACAACATTTCTAAGGAGAAGACAATGGAGGACctaaaaaaggcagattttgtTAGCCTTACAGCTGACATGTGGTCCTCCATTAATATGGACGGATACCTTGGTGTTACTTGCCACTACATAACACCAGAGGCAAAGTTGGCAACTGTTGTACTGGGTGTAAGGAGgttttaccaaacacacacagcccagCATCTCATGGAGGCTAAAGCTTTGCTAATGGCCGAGTGGGGAATAACCACCAAAGTTCAGTGTATGGTGACTGATAATGCATCCAACATGATCTTATGTGCCCAGCTACTGAACCTTCGGCATGTCCCATGTTTTGcccacaatttaaatttaattgtaaaaaaggccctagATCAAACCCCACTCATCAATGAAATACGACAGAAAGCCAGAAAGATAGTGGGGTTATTTAGATCCAGCTGCAAAGCAAAGGACAAGCTTGTGGAGATGCAGGGCTTGATGGGCAGACCAGCTCTGAAACTGATgcaggaggtggacacaagatgGAACAGCACTTACGACATGTTGCAGCGCTTGTATGAGCAACGAGAGCCAGTGGGTGCAGCGCTATCAAATTTAAACAGTGATACTGCTCCGCTGACAAGTTTTGAGTATAACATTATACAAGAATCATTGTCACTACTGCAGCCTTTCAAACTCGCAACGACAGAGTTGTCAGAGGAACAGAGAGTGTCTGCTTCAAAGCTCATACCACTTTACAGGATGTTGCAGCACAAGCTATCGCAGAAAAAAGGCCAATCAGCACAGGAATCAACTGCACAATTAG GCACACACCTGCAAGAAGGTCTGCACTCAAGATGTGGTGGGTACGAGTCATTCAGAGCCTTGGCTCTGGCTACACTGCTGGACCCAAGGTTCAAAAATGTGGGTTTTGGAAATCCTGCCAAAGCCCAGGAGGCTGAAAAGCAGATCACACTGGAGTGTGCTTCGTTGATGCGTTCAAACACAGCAACTCCTGGTAAGCAGTTTCACTCTTCATCTGACATTATGGAGTTATGTCATCTGAATAATTATGTGACTTATACTTCATATATGCTGTCAGTTTAG